In the Pan paniscus chromosome 19, NHGRI_mPanPan1-v2.0_pri, whole genome shotgun sequence genome, TGTACCTTACTATAACTACATAATCGTCATTCTTATCTGAGCTGTGTCGTGTGCTATGATCACTTCTGCTCTTTGTTCTCCTGGAGTTCATACTTATCTTGTGTTGTTGGTGATGTTCATTTAGTTTTCCGTGTAATTACCACCATTTCAATCCCAGTGGTCCAAATCCCCCGTTAGGATGTTCAGACACATCAAGAATTCTGTTCGTTTCCTTTTCTTGAAGCAATCTCTTCTGAAGGCTTCCTATCCATCCTAATCCAACTGGTTGCTCTCCAGCCCAGGTGAACAGCCCTCAAGCCGTAATTCCTGAACCATCCTTCCAAGACTGGATTCCCCCTTTTCATAAAGCCCATGTCTTCCTCTTCCGTGTTTTATTCTCTTGTTTTTTAAGGAGCTCATCCTCCAATAGATTTGTGAGAAGGTGtacatctgaaaatgtctttaatcTACCCTTACATTTGAATGATAATTTTACTGGGTATACAATTTTAGGtgacaaataacttttttttttttaagaatttgggAAGTCTGTTTCTATTGTTCTTCACATTTTGATTAATGATCTACCTAGAACTAACTTTTCTATGTGGTCTAAAGTAGTGgtcaaagttcatttttttcccacatgAATATTAAATGTATGcagtatcatttgttgaaaaggtcaTTCTTTCCTTATGTCATTTCACTGGATCATATAGCTGTGGGTCTCTTTCTGAACTCTTTGTTgtgtcccattggtctatttgtctgtaAGTTTTGCCAATACCAACTGTTTGCACTACTAGAGTTTTGTAATAAGTCTCACTAACAGGTAGTTTAAGCCCTTCATTTTTGTACTTATTTATGATGATTAGTTTTGGCCTTTTGCATTTCcctatacattttagaatcagcttgtcgaTTTCCACcaaaatgtaatcccagcactttgggaggacgaggcaggtggatcacttaaggtcaggagttggataccagcctggccaatatgatgaaaccccatctctactaaaaatacaataactagctgggcgtggtggtgggtgcctgtaatcccagctacatgggaggctgaggtgggagaattgcttgaacctggcaggcggaggttgcagtgagccaagattgtgccactgcactccaacctgggtgacagagggagactccatctcaaaaaaaataataaataaaaataaaaatacaaaagaaaagaaaagaaaaagaaaataaccttcaaggattaaaaatgtttttataaaatagatttattgagatgtaattcacataccacatGATTCACCCATGTAaataagtgtataattcaatagatttttaatatatttacagagttgtacagctgtcaccacaatcaattttacaatattttcatcaccctctAAGAAAACCTCCATGCCCATCAACAgtcattcccttttctctcccaCTCTACCCCCAACCATAGACAATCACtaattctatttttctgtctttatagataAGCCTGTTCTGGATAttacatataaatggaatcataaacatgtggtcttttgtgagtAGCTTCTTTCATGTGGCATAATGTTTGCAAAGTTGATCTATGTTGCAGCCCCTGTCAGTACTTCAATCTTGTTCACAGTTGAGTAATATTTCATTCCACGGATATAACACATTTCTTTACCTATTCATCTGTTTTTTCCACATTTGGGCTATTACGCATAATGCCACTTTGAACATTCATGCACAgatttttgtatggacatatgttttcattgaaTATATACCTAGGATTAGAATTGTTGGGCCACAGGTAACCTTATGTTTATCCTttggagaaaatataaaactgttttccaaagaagttataccattttacattcctaccagcagtacATGAGGTTATATTAggttgtattgaatctgtaggtcaATTGAGGTGAGAATTGACCACGTTATAACATGACACTAGCAATCTATGAACACAGCGTAtctctatgtattttttaaaaggtctttGTCCCCTTTCATTAATATTCTATAGTTTTCCGTATCAAATCATGagcataggccaggtgtggtgggtcatgcttgtaatcccagcactttggaaggccaaggctgcgaggatttcttgaggtcaggaatctgagatcagcttgggcaacatggtgagatctcatctccagtaaaaacaaacaaacaaaaattatgagaatattttgtcagatttattcctaggtgtttgggatttgatttttttcactgacttttttttcattctctaatTGCTATTGCCCACTTTTGGAAAGTTTTCAACGTCAACCTTGTTTCCAGGAACCTTGCTAAATTTAATAACTTACAGCATATCTGTAGTtctagggttttgtttgtttgtttgtttgttttttgagacatagtcttgctttgttgtccaggctggagtgcagtggtgcaatcatggctcactgcagcctcaacctcctgggtccaagtgatcctcccatctcagcctcccaagtagctaggatcacaggcatgcaccaccacacttggctaattttttaattttttgtagtctccctatgttgcccaggctggtctaaaattcCTGgctgcaagtgattctcctgccttggcctctcaaagcactgagatttcaggcatgagtcactgggcTCAGCACATatctgtagttttaaaaaatgttctaccTACATAATCATGTCATCAATGAAGagccacagttttatttttttcttttcaaacctcacactttttatttctttttcttgccttattgcactggctaggactCCAATACAATATTGAACAGAAATGGTGGTGGTGGGCATCCTCAATTTGTTCCACTCTCAAAGGGATGATTTTCAATACTTTATGCCATAAAATCTAAAGTTtgctctgtttttaaaattcactatCAGATTAAGAAAATTTCCTTCTATGCTTAACTTGCTAAGAATTCTTATCATGAATAAATGTTGAATTGTTATCAATTGCTTTTTAAACATCTACTGAAAtatgattttgttcctttataCTTTTAATGCTGTGATTTATATAACTGGTTTTCAAATGTGAAGCCAACCTTACATTTCTGGAATGAATTAAAATTTGTCATGAtgcattatcattttttatttagtaCTAAATttgatttgctattatttttgtttaggattttatGTCTGTGTTTTGAAAGAAATTGTTCTGTAATTATCATTTGGTGTAATGTCCTAGTTCGGTTTTAATATCAAGGTTATGCTGCCCTCATCCAAAAAGTTAGGAAGTGTTCTTTCTATTCTCTGAAGGAGTTTGTGTTAAActggtattatttctttatttaatgtTTGGAAGAATTAAGCAGCTAAGCCATCTGGAAGTGTTTTTTGTaggaaaatgtttaatttctGATACAATTTTTCTAATAGATATAGGACTATACATGGTGTTCCATAAGatttgttgtgtttttcaaaaattttgagCATTTTATCcaaaatttctaatttattagCGCAGAGTCATTATAGTATCATAATATCTCAATTGCCTGTAGGATGTGCAGTGGATggattcacagcaaaactgagcagaaggGTTCTTCTGCCCCTCCTGGTGCTGCTTGTGTGCTTGTTCAGTGAGGACCTGGTACCTCTTTTGTGAAGCAGCAGCTGAGGACACTCTGGCGCTCGCCATGGCCCATGAAAAGCCCGAGGAAGGAGTAAAGATTGAGAGCAATGATTATATTGATTTGAAGGTGGTGGGGCAGGGTGGTTCTGTGGTGCAGTTTAAGATTAAGAGGCATACATCACTCAGTAAACTAATAAAAGCCTATTGTGAACGACAGGGATTGTCAATGAGGCAAATCAGATTCCAATTTGACGGGCAACCACTCAATGAAACAGAGACAGCTGCACAGTTGGAAATGGAGGCTGAAGATACAGTTGATGTGTTCCAACAGCAGATGGGAGGTATCTACTGAGAAggaaaactgctttttttttttttttttcctgagacggagttttgctcttattgcccaggctagagtgcagtggcacaatcttggctcactgcaacctctgccttccggtttcaagcaattctcctgcctcagcttcccaagtcactgggattacgggcgctcgccaccacgcccagctaattcttttgtatttttagtagagatggggtttcaccatgttggtcaggctggtctcgaactgctgacctcgtgatctaccggcctcggcctcccaaagtgctgggattacaggcgtgagccaccgtgcccggcccgaaCCTGCTTCTTTACTGCAGAACTCAATTCTTTAAAGACAAGATTACAAGATTACATTCTCAATTAGAAAACAGCAATTTGGTTCCACCCAATCCTGACTATTACAGTATAGTTTTCTCTATTCTTTGATTTCCCCCTTCTCAATTTctttattgtacataaagtaACTGATATATGTGCACAAGCatactgcatttttttaaacGAAACAGCCAATGGTATGTTTTGATTGGCATCAAGTGGAGACGGGATGGGGAAAaatactgattctgtgaaaataccCCCTTTCTCCATTAGCGTCATGTTCATTCAGCTCCTATCTTTATATTCCAGTAAGTTATTTTGCTCTCActgttttaacaacaacaacaaaacataaaaatcctTGCATACCTGTTCAGTTggagaattttaatgtttttcatttatcattgtaaAACCAAGgacaattttataacttttttgtaCATAGCTGTTACATGTAGGGTAATCTGTCTTTAAGTAGGGAGaaattgctctaaaaaaaaaaaagaatcctagatAGTTTTCCCTTCAAGTCAAGCATCTTGTTGTTTAAATAaacttcttgttttttaaaaaaaaaactgagcagaAGGCACAGAGATTTTCCATAAACCCCTTGTCCCCATATAGTCTCTGCTACTATCAAAATAGTACATTTGGgcggggagcagtggctcacacttgtaatcccagaactttgggaggccaaggtgcgtggatcacctgaggtcaggagttcaagaccagcctggccaatgtggtgaaaccctgtctctaataataatacaaaaattagctgtgcgtggtggtgtgtgcctataatcccagctacttgggaggctgaggcaggagaatcacttgaacccaggagacagaggttgcagtgagccgagatcatgccattgcactccagcctgggcaacaagagcaaaactctgtcttaaaaaaaaaaaataaagtacatttgTTGCAATAGATGAACTCATATTGATACATTATCATCACCCAAAGaccatagtttatattagggttcactcttggtgttaagTATTCTGAGTTTggacaaatatatatgatatatatccaCCACTGTAGCATCATACAGAATAgtgtcactgccctaaaaatcctctgtgctctgcctgttcatccttacctctccccacccctggcaaccactgatcttttactATCCtcaaagttttgccttttccagaatgccatgtagttggaatcacacagtagGTAGCTTttccagattggcttctttcagctagtaatatgcatttaagtttccttcatgtcttttcaccGCCTGATAGCTCATCTCTCGTTAgcactgaataacattccattgtatgaatgcaCTGCagcttatttatccattcacctacagAAAaacatcttgattgcttccacattttggcaatcacaaataaagctgctataaacattcatctGCAGGTTTTTTTGTGTAGCATAAGTGTTCAACTCATTTGGATGAATATCAAGGGACAAAATTGCTAGATCGTATGATAA is a window encoding:
- the LOC117976708 gene encoding small ubiquitin-related modifier 2-like, which encodes MAHEKPEEGVKIESNDYIDLKVVGQGGSVVQFKIKRHTSLSKLIKAYCERQGLSMRQIRFQFDGQPLNETETAAQLEMEAEDTVDVFQQQMGGIY